The Vulcanisaeta thermophila DNA segment GTGGTATCTGGTCCATGGTATTCACATTCATAGAGAGCGGGACCATATTCGGCATTGAGGTATTCCCGGCACCGTTTAGGCTTGTTCACGTGGAGGGGACGAGTATGGAGATACTCACGGACTCCGTATACGCAACCCTAGCTGTCTCGATAATGGTGGGCATAGCAACGCTACTCTACTCCTTCGTAATAAAGGCTGTGGATGCTTACAGGGAGGGTGAGCACGACCTAGCCCTGGGCTTCTACGTGCCCCTCTTCTTCTTCTTCCTCTTCATGGTCCTAGCCCTCTCCTCCGCTAACTTCGTACCCGTGATACTAATTAGTGAGGAGACCCCATTACTAAGCCCACTATACCCAGCACTCAATACTGTGAAGGGCCTAATGTGGGTCTGGGCTTATGGAGCCATAGCATTACTGGCCATTTTAATATACGGTATAATTTACTTCAGGGCTAAGTACCGCGGGGTTCCAGGCTTCAGTGCGGCTACGTTGGCCGTGGAGGCCGCCGCGGAGGCGGCGCTACCATCCCTAACAAACACCATATCCTTCATGAGGCTTAGCGTGGTCGCGATTATGCATGCGGTGTTCACGGCAATGGCCTACACCTACGCCATGAGCTGGGGCCTCCTAACACCCATTGGCATTGCCCTAATGGTTATATTCAACCTAGTCATAATAGTGGGTGAGGGATTCGTGGCGTTCATACAAAGCCTAAGGCTTCACTTCTACGAGACATACACGAAGTTCTTCAGGGGCACAGGCACCCTGTTCACACCCTTCCTACTGGGTTTGAGGTGGGTTAGGCTCCTCATTGTATAAAAAGGTTATATAACTCCTCCCTCCATTACCACTTGAGGTATGGGCCTACCCAGGGTTAGGGATGTAATGAGGGAAGTCGTTGTGACAGCCCGCGAGGACTCCCCACTCCTTGATGTTGTGAAGGCCATGGTTGAGAATGGGGTGGGGTCCATGATAATAACCGATGATGAGAATAGGGTCATTGGGGTTTTCACGGAGAGGGATTTAATGAGGCTCGTGGGTAATTCCGAGGACCTCAGTAGGCTGGTGGTGGGTGAGGTAATGACCAGAAACGTGGTTGTCATCGAGGACGACGCAAGCCTGGTGAAGGCTGTTCACCTAATGGCTAAGCACAACATTAGGCACCTCCCCGTTATCAATAGTGAGGGTAAGCTCGTGGGTGTGATCTCCATTAGGGATGCGGCCATTGCACTGGCCAGGGCATTGGTGAACATGAGCCTGGGCGGGCTGGAGTTGACGGAGGAGGAGACCGCGATGTTGAGGGACATTGCAGACGTGGATGAGGGCAGGGGCTTATAGGGTTATTATGTACGGGAGCGCCAGGGGTAGTACCATGGTTATGAAGAAGCCGTTGATAAACGCCATGAAGCCACCGTCACTGCCCATGTACAGTCTATATATGGGTAGTGTGTTATCCATTGAGGTGGCGCCCCCAATGGCTATCAACGACTCATTCCTAAAGCCCGCTAGGAACAACGCTGGAACCAGCACGTAGGTTAACTGCTCCCTTAGGAAGTTTGCCAGGAAGCCCATGGTACCCAGCACAGGCC contains these protein-coding regions:
- a CDS encoding CBS domain-containing protein, with the protein product MGLPRVRDVMREVVVTAREDSPLLDVVKAMVENGVGSMIITDDENRVIGVFTERDLMRLVGNSEDLSRLVVGEVMTRNVVVIEDDASLVKAVHLMAKHNIRHLPVINSEGKLVGVISIRDAAIALARALVNMSLGGLELTEEETAMLRDIADVDEGRGL